The Prosthecomicrobium sp. N25 nucleotide sequence CCCGGCTCATCAGCCAGGCGAGATCCTCGGCGGTGCGGAACATCCACTTGCCGGCGACGCGGACGAGGTTGACCCCGCGCGTGGCGTAGTCGGCCGCGAGAGCGGCCACGAGCCCCGGGACGTCGGCGCCGGCCGGAAGCCGCGCCGCCAGCGTGTCCTCGTCGAGCGGCTCGGCGGACGCGAACAGGATCGCCTCGGCCATGCGCAGGGCCTCCCGGTCGACCGTGGCAGCCTCCGGCGCGGGCGCGGACGCGGGGGCGGGACCGTCCTCAGCCATCGTCGGCCCTGCCGCCGTCCGGATCCTCCGGCGCTTCCTCGCGGCGGGGCCGGATGTAGAGCGGCGCGAAGGGCTCCGCCTGCCGGATCTCGAGCCGGCCCTCCCTGACCAGTTCGAGGCTCGCCGTGAAGGAGCTGGCGATCACGGTGGCCCGCATCTCGGGGCTCATGTAGCGCGCCAGGAAGCTCTGGATCGGCGTCCAGTCGCCGATCCGGCCGATCAGCCGCTCCAGGATCTCGCGTGCGTCCGCCAGCGCCCAGACGCTCCGCCGGGCGACGCGCACCGCGGTCACCATCTGGCGCTGCCGCTGGCCCGCATAGGCGGAGAGGAGATCGTAGAGGCTCGCCGTCCAGGTGTCGCGCCTGAGGAGCGCGATCGGCTCCGGCGCGCCGCGCGCGAAGACCTCCCGGCCGAGGCGGTTGCGGTTGACGAGCCGCCCGGCCGCCGCCCGGATCGCCTCCAGGCGCTGCAAACGGAAGGCGAGCGCGGCCGCGAGCTCCTCGCCCGAGGGCTCGTCGTCGGCGGCGGGGCTCGGCAGCAGCAAGCGCGATTTCAGGTAGGCGAGCCAGGCGGCCATCACCAGGTAGTCGGCGGCGAGCTCGAGCCGTGTCTTCCGCGCCGCCTCCACATAGGCGAGGTACTGGTCGGCGAGCGCCAGGATGGAGATCCGGGCGAGGTCCACCTTCTGCGACCGGGCGAGCGCCAGGAGAAGATCGAGCGGCCCCTCGAAGCCGGCGACGTCGACGACCAGGATCGGCTCCTCGCCCTCCGCGCCGGCCACGGCCCCGCGTGGCGGGGTCGACCAGTCCTCCTCCGCCGGGGGCAGCGGAAACAGGGACGGCTGGGTGGCCTCCGGCGCGGCGGCCGGCCCGCTCTCACCCTCGCGCTCCCCGTCTGCGGACAACGGTTCCTCCAGGCGGCGCCGGCCTCAGGCGACCGAGGCGCCCATCAGGCGGTCGAACTCCGCGCGCGCGGCGGCGACGTCGAACGGCGCGGGTGACTTGCGGAAGGCGAGCGCCCGGCCCGTGCGCACCGCGGCGGCCCCGGCCAGCGGCCGGCACGCGGCCGCCACCGCCTTCATTTCCGCGAGGTCTCCGTTGCAGTGAAGCACGAGGTCGCACCCGGCGTCGAGCGAGGCGCGCGCATTCTCGCCCGGGGTGCCGGCCAGCGCCTTCATGGAGACGTCGTCCGACATCAGCGCGCCCGCGAAGCCGAGCCGCCCGCGGATGATTTCCTCCACCACGTAGCCGGAGGTCGTCGCCGGATTGCGCGCGTCGAGGGCCGTGTAGACCACGTGCGCCGTCATGCCGAGCGGCATCTCGGCGAGCGCCGCGAAGGGCGGGAAGTCGGTGGCCTCGAGGACGTCGCGCGAGGTCTCGACGACGGGAAGCTGGTGGTGGCTGTCGACACCGGCCCGGCCGTGGCCGGGGATGTGCTTGACGACCGGCAGCACGCCGCCGGCCAGCAAGCCCTCGGCGGCCGCACGCCCGAGCGTCGCCACGACGCCGGGCTCGAGGCCGTAGGCGCGCGCGCCGATCACGTCATGCGCCCCCTCGACCGGCACGTCGAGAACCGGCAGGCAGTCGACGTCGATGCCGACGGCGGCGAGGTCCGCCGCGATCAGCCGCGCGCCGAGCCAGGCCGCGCGGCGCCCGGTCTCCGGATCGCGGGCGAACAGGTCACCGTAGGCGCGGCCGGTCGGATAGGCCGGCCAGTGCGGCGGGCCCATGCGCTGCACGCGCCCGCCCTCCTGGTCGATCAGCACGGGCGCGTCGGGCCGGCCGACCGCGTCTCGCAGGCTCGACACGAGATCGGACACCTGCGCGGGCGTCTCGATGTTGCGCTTGAACAGGATGAAGCCCCAGGGACGCTCGCCGGCGAAGAAGGCCCGCTCCTCCGCCGAGAGGACCGGTCCGGCGCATCCGCTGATGAAGGCGGCGTTCGACATGCTGTGGCCCTTCGGCTGGGTGCCTGCGGCGGCCGGGCGGCGCGCCTCGGAGCGCTTGCGATCGGAAGCGGTGACGGGACGGCTCCGGCCGGTCCGCGGCTAGCCACGCGGGACCGCCTGCGTCTCGGGACGGGGGACGCCGGAGAGGGCCCGCCCCTTGGCCGGGGCGCGGCCCTCCCGCGGGTTTAGCGGCCGGCGACCACGCAGTCGCCGCCCTTGGCCTTGATCTGCGAGCAGAGCTCCTGGGCCTCCTCGCGCGAGCCGGCCACCACGCGGGCTCGATAGTAGGTGCCGCGGGCGCCGAGGTTCGCCTCCTGGACGTCCAGGCTGCGGCCGCTGGCGAGGTCCGGATACTTGCGCTGGAAGTCCGAGAAGGACCTGCGCGCCTCGTCGGCCGACTTCTGCGAGGAGATCTGCACGTAGGCCCCGCCACCGGCGCCGCGCGGCTGGGCGGCGGCGGTCTGCGTCGGAGCGGGCGCGGCGGCGATCGGGGCCGGAGCGGCCGGCGCGGCCGGAACCGGCACGGTACCCGTCGTGGCGACCCGGGTCGGCGGCACGGGGCCGAGCGCCAGCGGCGCACCGGAGGTCTGGGGCTGGGTCTGAGGCTGGGCCGCCGGACGCGCCGGCTGGACCGCCGCGGGCTGCGGCGCCGCGGCCTGGACCGGTGCGGCCGGCTTGGCGGCGACGGGTGCCGGCGGCGCAACCGGAGCCGGCGCGACCGCGACGGGCTTCGCCGGGACCGGGGTCACGGCGGCGGGTGCGGCGGCGGCCGGCGGCGGCGAGACCGGGGCCGGCGCAACGGAGACGCTCGGCACGGCGACGGGCGTCACTGGCACGCGTGAGACCGGGGCGGTGGCGACGGGGGACACGCTCGCCGTTGTCTGCGGCACGGGCACCGGCGGGGTCGCCGAGAGCGACGCGATGGTGGTCTCCTTCGGCAGCGGCGCGGACGGAGCCGGCGGCGCGGCGGCCTCGACGCGGGGCGGCGCGACCGGCGGCTGCGCCGAGGGGCGCGGCGCGGCATCGCCCGACGGCACGATCGTGCCGTCCGGACGGACCACCACGGTGCGCACGGTCTTCGGCGCCTCGGGGGCGACGGCGCCCGGAGAGCCCGGCGCGATCAGGCGGATGTTGCGGCCGTCGGACCCGCGGCTGGTGACCTGGTCGACCGGATCCTCCTGGCGGCTCACCAGGCGCGACTTGTCCTCCACCTTGTCGGCGGAGAGGTTCGGGCCGGACGGCGGCTGCGCCGTGGAGGTCGGCTTCACCTTCATGGGCCGGGTGTCGGCCATGATCAGCGGCGTCCCGCCACCGCCGGCGACGTCGACGCCCGCATAGGCACGCCAGCCGAGGAATCCGAGGCCGCCCATGACGAAGACGCCGAGGGCCACGCCCGCCATGGCGAGCCCGCGCCGCGACTCGCGCGCAACCGGCCGTGCCGCCGCCCGCTCGGTCGCTGGATGGTCCGGCATCACCGGGGCGCCCGCATCGTAGGGCAGCGCCTCGCGCGCCGCCGCCGCGATTTCGTCGCGGCCGAAATCGGCGAAGGTGGGTTCCGGATAGGCCGGGGACGCGGGACGGGGCGGCACCGCGATCCGCTCCGCCGCGACGGGCTCGGGCACGGCGCGCAGGGGCGCGGTACGTTCGACGGCGGCCCGCTGCGGGGCCTGGGCCTGGACCGGGGTCGGAGCCTGGACCGGGGTCGGAGCCTGGACCGGCGCCGCGGCGCGGACGGGCACCGGAGCCGGAGCCGGGACGGCCTGCTCCACGTAGCCGGGATCGGCGAAGAAATCCTCGAAGGCCGGATCGTAGGAGCCGTCCGCCACGCCGCTGCGGTAGGGCGCGGGCTGCGGCCGGGTCGGTGCGGAGCGCTGCGCCTCGAGGGCCGGATCGATGCCGTAGGCGGCGGAGGCGACGTGCGAATTCATGGGAACGACCTTCGGGGACGCGGCCTCAGCCACCGGGGGGCCGGCCGGCACGCGCTGGCGCGGAGCCCGGTCGGGATCGACGGAGGAACGGAGCTCGCTGAAGAGCTCCTGCTCCAGGGCGGAGATCTGGTTGGGCATGGGCTGGCGACCGACATGGGCGCGCCCCTGCGGCATGAGCTGGGGCGGCAGCGTGATCGGCTCCTCGGAGCGCGCGGGCTCCGGGAAGGGCGAACCACTGACGATCCGGGCGAGCTCGACCAGCGGATCGTCGTCGTAGGGCCGGTCGTTACGGGCGAGCGGGCGCTTCATGTCGGACATCGGATTCGTGAACCTCCGTCACTCGGAGTATCCCCTCGGGGAACAGCGCCCGTAAAGCGCTCACGGTCCGATTATCGCATTTCGTCGGGCGCTTCGACACCCAATATAGCGAGCCCGGACGCAAGAACCAAAGCAACGGCGCGAACCATCGCCAATCGGGCCGAGGACGATAGTGGATCGTCAACGTTAATAAACCGTAATTGAGGCAGGTCTTTGCCCCTGTTCCAGTGCGCGTGCAGTTCGCTCGCCAAGTCGTACAGATAGAAGGCTATCCGGTGCGGCTCGTGCGCGGCGGCCGCCTGTTCGACCAGGCGCGGCCATTCCGCGAGCCGTCTTATGATCGCCATCTCCCCGATATCGGCCAACCGGTCGAGGGGAGCGGCGGCGAGCGCCGCGTCGGTAAGCGCCAAATCGGGCAATTCCTCGGCGGCCTGGCGGAAAACCGATCGCGTCCGTGCATATGCGTACTGTACGTAGAAGACCGGGTTGTCCTTCGACTGCTCGGTGACCTTCTGGAAGTCGAAGTCGAGCGGTGCGTCGTTCTTCCGGTAGAGCATCATGAAGCGGACCGCGTCGCGGCCGACCTCCTCGACCACGTCCCGGAGGGTGACGAAGTCCCCGGCCCGCTTCGACATCTTCACCGGCTCGCCGCCGCGGGTCAGCCGGACGAGCTGGCAGAGCTTCACGTCGAGCTCCGCCTCCCCGTCCGTGATCGCCCGGACCGCCGCCTGCATCCGCTTCACGTAGCCGCCGTGGTCGGCGCCCCAGATGTCGATCTGGGTCCCGAAGCCGCGCAGGAACTTGTCGTAGTGATAGGCGATGTCGGAGGCGAAATAGGTGTAGGAGCCGTCGGACTTCATCAACGGCCGGTCGACGTCGTCCCCCGCCGCGGTGGCGCGGAACAGCGTCTGCTCCCGGTCCTCCCAATCCTCGACCGGCGCGCCCTTCGGCGGCGGCAGGCGGCCCTCGTAGATGAGGCCACGGGCCCTCAGGGCCTCGATCGCCGCCTCGACCCGGTTGCCGAAGGCCCCCCGCGACAGCGAGGCCTCCGAGAAGAAGACGTCGTGCTCCACGTTGAGGACGCGCAGGTCCTCCTTGATCATCGCCATCATGGCGTCGATCGCCACCTCGCGCACCACCGGCAGCCAGTCGGCCTCCTCCCGGTCGAGGAGGCTCGTGCCGAAGCGCAGGGCCAGGCTCTCGCCGACCGGCTTCAGGTAGTCGCCCGGGTAGAAGCCCTCCGGGATCGTCACCGTCTCGCCGAGCGCCTCGCGGTAGCGCAGGTACGCGGAGCGCGCCAGCACGTCCACCTGCGCGCCGGCGTCGTTGATGTAGTACTCCTTCGTCACGTCGTGGCCCGCATGAGCGAGGAGGTTGGCGAGCGCGTCGCCCACGACGGCGCCGCGGCAGTGCCCCACATGCATCGGCCCGGTCGGGTTCGCCGAGACGTACTCCACGTTGACTTTGGTGCCCGGCGCCACGCCGCGACCGTAGTCGGCGCCCGCCCGGATCACCGCCCCGACGAGCCCCGTCCAGTAGCCGGGCCTCAGGCGCAGGTTGAGGAAGCCCGGCCCGGCCACCTCCGTTTCGGCGACGTCCTCGTCCGCCGCGAGCTCTCCCGCCAGCGCGATGGCGATCTGCCGCGGGTTCTGTCCGGCCGCCTTGGCGAGCACCATGGCGGCGTTGGTGGCGAGGTCGCCATGCGCCGGATCGCGCGGCGGCTCGACCGTCACGCGGTCGAGGTCGAGCGGCTTTCCGTCCCGATCCTTCAGGTCGAGCACCGCGACCGCCCGGCGGACGCGCATGGTGAAATCGGCGAAGACGTTCATGGCTCTCAGGGGCCCGTGGTTCGGGGACGGGCGGCGGGGCGCGGCCGTTCGGGCCCGGGGCTAACGCAATTCCGGGGTGGCGTCAAACAGCCGCCGGTGCTCGATCAGGGCGAACCGGTCGGTCATCCCGGCGATGTAGTCCGCGACCCGGCGCGCCCGCCGTTCCGGCCCGCAGCCCTCGAGCCCCTCGCCCCACTCCGCCGGCATGGCGTCCGGCCGGTGCATGTAGGCGGAGAAGAGATCCTCCACGACCGCCTCCGCGTCGCGCATGACGCCCATCACCGACGCGGAGCGGTAGACGTGCCGGTACAGGAACGCCTTGATGCCCCGGTCGGCCTCGACGATCTCCGCCGGAAAGGCGACGAGGTCGACGTCGAGGGCCCGGACCGCGTCGGACGAGGCCGGCGCGAGCCGGTCGATGCGGGCGAGGCTCTCGCCGATCACGCCCTCCACCATGCGGGTGATGAGCCGGCGCGTGACCTCCTGGATGAGGCGCCCGAGGTCGAGCCCCGGGTGCCGGCTGCGCACGTCGCGCAGGATCTCGCCGGCGAGCGGAACGCCCTCGAGCTGGTCGGGCACGATCAGTCCGGCGCGCAGGCCGTCGTCGATGTCGTGGGCGTCATACGCGATGTCGTCGGCGAGCGCGGCCGCCTGCGCCTCCGCGCCCGGCCGGCTCCAGAGCCCGAGGTCGTGCCGCTCCTGGTAGACGCGGATCGCATAGGGGAGCTCGGCGGCGACCGCGTGCCCCTCCGCGTCGCGCCGCCCGAGCGGCCGGCCCTCCCGGTCCGTGAGCGGCCCGTTGTGCTTGACGAGGCCCTCGAGCGTCTCCCAGGAGAGGTTCAGCCCGTCGAAGCCCGCGTAGCGGCGCTCGAGCGAGGTGACGATCCGGAGTGTCTGGGCGTTGTGGTCGAAGCCGCCGAAGCCCGCCATGGCGCGCGCCAGGGCCCGTTCGCCCGCATGGCCGAACGGCGTGTGGCCGAGGTCGTGGCCGAGCGCCAGCGCCTCGGCGAGGTCCTCGTCGAGGCGCAGCGCCCGGGCGAGGGCGCGGGCGATCTGGGCGACCTCGATGGTGTGGGTCAGCCGCGTCCGGAAATGGTCTCCCTCGTGGTAGAGGAAGACCTGCGTCTTGTGCGCCAGCCGGCGGAAGGCGGTGGAGTGGATGATCCGGTCGCGATCGCGCTGGAATGGCGTCCGCGTCGGGCTCTCCGGCTCGGGCACCAGCCGGCCCCGGCTCAGCCCCGGATCGGCCGCGTGCGGCGCCCGCGGCTCCCCGCCGAAGCCGATGCCGTCGAGCCGGCGCGCCATGGGGCCTCCCCTCGCCGCCGGCCGGACCGCCGGGACGACCCCGGGGCCGCACCGCCGGCCTTGAATTCGCTGCGTCCCCAGCGCAATTAGATCGGGGACGGTCCCGACGCAAGCGGGTCCTCTTGCTCCCGGCCCCGGGCCCTGACGAGGTGAGACGATGGACGGCGCCACTGCCACGCTCGACGAACCGGTCCGCGTGACCGACCGCGCCGCACGGCGCATCCTGAAGATCGTCGCGGGCGAGCCGGACGGCACGGCCCTGCGGGTGTCGGTCTCCGGCGGCGGCTGCTCGGGATTCCAGTACGGCTTCGACCTGACCCGCGAGCGCGCCGAGGACGACATCGTCATCGAGCGCGCCGGAGCGACCGTGCTGATCGACCCGGTCTCGCTCGAGTACATGGCCGGCTCGGAGATCGACTTCGTCGACAGCCTGATGGGCCAATCCTTCCAGATCAGGAACCCGAACGCCACCGCGAGCTGCGGCTGCGGCACCAGCTTCTCGCTCTGACGATCAGGGGCTCGCCGCGTCGGCGCTGCGGGCCCGCAGGGCTGCCTCCGCCCGCCCGAGCCGTTCGAGCGCCTGCGGGTAGCCCGGGTCGAGCTTCAGCGCCTGCCGGAGATCGGCGACCGCCCGCTCCGGGTCGCCCTTGTTCATGAAGGCCCAGCCCCGGTGATTGTAGGCGTTGGCCAGGCCCGGATCGAGCCGGATCGCCCGGTCGAAGTCGGCGATAGCCCGGTCGTACTCGGCCTTGGCGTTCCACGCGAAACCGCGGTTGTTGAGCGCCTGGGCGTGGTCCGGGTCGAGCCGCAGGGCCTGGTCCAGGTCCGCGATGGCGTGGTCGAACTGACCCTGCGCGTTGTAGAGCGCGGCGCGGTTGACGAAGGCCTCCGCGAGCGGCGCGAGCCGGATCGCCTGGTTGAGGATCGCCAGGGCCCGGTCGCGATGCCCCTGGGCGTAGATGGCAGCGGCCGACCGGCTGTAGCTCTCCGCGAGGTCCGGCGTCAGCTCCACGGCCCGGTCGTAGTCGGCGATCGCCCGGTCGAAACGGCCCATGTTGCTGAACACGACGGCCCGGTTGGCGAGCGCGATCGCATAGTCGGGCTCGATCCGGAGCGCGGCGTCGAGATCCGCGAGGGCGAGATCGAACCAGCCGATGTTGTTGTGCGCGACACCCCGGTTGTTCAGCGCGGCGGCATAGTCGGGCTTGAGGCGGATCGAGATGCCGTAGTCCGAGATGGCGCGCACGGGATCGCCCTTGGCAGCAAAGGCGAAGCCCCGGTTGTTGTAGGCGTCCGCGTCGTCGGGGCGCAGGCGGATCGCCTCGTCGAGGTCCTCGATCGCCCGGTCGTGGTCGCCCCGCAGGTTGAGGGCGAAGCCGCGGTTGTTGCGGGCCGGCGCATGGGCCGGATCGAGCCGCAGCGCCCGGTCGAGATCCGCGATGCCGCGCTCCACGTCTCCCTGGTGCACCCGCGCGAAGCCCCGGTTGTTGAGCGCCACGGCGAAATCCGGCACGAGCGCCAGGGCCCGGTCGAGATCCGCGACGGCGCGGGCGTAGTCGCCCTTCCGGTTGCGGATGTAGGCCCGGTTGTTCAGGGCGTCCGCATGGTCGGGCTGCAGGGTCAGAACGCGGTCGAAATCGGCGAGCGCGCGGTCGTCGTCTCCCTTGCGGCTCCAGGCGAGCCCGCGCGTGTGCAGGACGCCCGGCAGGCCCGCGCCGAGTTCCACGGCCCGGTCGAAATCCGCGATCGCCTCGTCGAGGGCCCCGCGGTTGAACTGCGCGAAGCCGCGGTTGGCATAGGCCGCCGCGAAGCCCGGGTCGAGCCGGATCGCCCGGCCGAAATCCTCGATGGCCCGCAGGTAGTCGCCGTCGCGATTGTAGGCGAAGCCCCGGTTGTTGTGGGCGATGGCGAGGTCGGTGCGGAGCCGGCCACCCTTGGCGATGATCTTCGAGCAGCCCTGGACGGTCGGCGCAGGCTCGCGGCAGCCGTCCCACTCGGCGGCGCGCAGGGGTCCGGCGCCGGCTGCCAGGACCACGAGGGCGGCGAGCCCGGCCAGGGCGTGTCTCATCGAGGAACCTCCCCGGTCGCGCGTCGACACGGGCGGCCCGTCCGCCGCCCTCCCCGACTTTGCGCCAAGCCCGCCCCCGGCTCAACCGGGCGCCCGCGCCCGTTCACCCGTGGCGCAAGGGGACGACCGGCGTGCCGTGGGTGTGGAAGCTCTCGATCGTCTTCAGCCCCCAGGCCTGCCCCTTCTTCCGCTCCGTCTCCGTCCAGGTGACCGTCTGCCAGTCCGGATCGAGGATGAGCCGCGCCCCGGCGTTGGCGATCTCGACGCGGTTTCCGGCCGGCTCGTAGACGTAGAGGAAGAAGGTCTGCTGGACGGCGTGCTTGTGCGGCCCGGTCTCGATGAAGACGCCGTTCTCCAGGAACAGGTCGGCCGCCTCCAGGATGTGCTCGCGCTGGTCGACCGCGTAGGTGAGGTGGTGGAAGCGGCCCCGCGAGCCGGTGAAGTCCCGCGTGTAGGCGATATCGTAGGTCTTGTTGTTGACCGTGAACCAGCAGCCGGCGAGTTCCCCGGAATCGAGCACGATCTGCTCGGTGACCCGGCTGCCGAGCGCCTGCGGCAGGAACGCCTTGATGGCGGCCACGTCGTTGGCGAGCAGGTTCAGGTGGTCGATCCGGCGCACCGCCGCGCCGCGCCCGTGATAGCGCTGGGCCTGGTTCTTCAGCGCCGGCCGCTCCTCCGGCGGCGCCACATACTTGCGGGTCTGGAAGTAGATCTCGAAGACGTGGTCGTCCGGGTCGCGGAAGCGGTACGCGGGCCCGTGCCCGAGGTCGCCCTCCGTCCAGCCGATCCCCGCCCCGAGCGCCTCGATGGCCGCCACCCGCCGGTGGAGCGCCGCCTCGCTCGTCGCCCGGTAGCCGATGTGGCCGACGCCCGTGGTGTTCGACGCGGTCAGCTTCAGCGTGTGGAACTCGTAGTCGTCCCAGGCCCGCAGGTAGACCGAGTCGCCCTCCCGCCCGCTTTCGGTCAGCCCCAGGAGATCGACGAAGAAGTCGAGGCTCTCCTGCGGCTTGTCGGTGAAGAGTTCGACATGGGCGAGGTGGGCAGTGTCGAAGATGGGTTCCGTGGTCATGCGTCTCCCCCGGGGCGCGGGAACCAGGCGGCGGGGTCCCGTTCTGCTCTGCGGCTGGCGCACCATGGGGCCAGCCGATCGAGCGATCAAATGATCAGATTGCAGGCATTGATGAAGCCGGCTCAGCCGGCCGCCCGGGTGGTCGATTGGGCGAATTGGTATATACCAAGAGTCGCGGCACTCGCCGATTCCCTGCGCGGATCGACGGCCACTGCCGCGCCGCTTCGACCGGAAACGCCGCTTCCGAAAAGGGCCTAGCCGGCGACGCAAGCTGTGCTTGACAAGCGACTGACCGGCTGGTGGCATATACCAATCTGGGGCGGAGGGGTGTTCGGTGCCCGACATCGCGGTCATCGGCGGCGGGATCACGGGGCTCGCGACGGCCTACGAGCTGGCGCGCCGGGGCCATGCCGTCACGGTGCTCGAGGCCCGGCGGATCGGCGCCATGGCGTCCGGCTGGACCCTCGGCGGCGTCCGCCAGTCGGGCCGGCACCCGGCCGAGCTGCCGCTGGCCCGCGCCGCCGTCGAGCGCTGGGCGGGCCTCGACGCCGAACTCGGCGCGGAGACGCAGTACCGGCGCGGCGGCAACGTCCGGCTGGCGCGGACCGAGGCCGAGGTCGCGGTCATCCGCGCGCTCGTCGCCGAACACCGCGCCCTCGGCTTCGACATCGAATTCCTGGCCGACAACGCGGCTGTCCGCGCGGTCGCCCCGGCGATCGGCCCCGCCGTCCTGGCCGCCTCCCTGTGCCCGACCGACGGCCATGCCGATCCGGACCGGACCACCTCCGCCTACCGGCAGGCGGCCGAACGCCACGGCGCCACCGTCCGCGAGGGCGTCAGCGTGCGGGCGATCGAGACCGCGGCCGGCCGGGTGACCGGCGTGGCGACCTCGGAGGGCCGGATCGGCGCCGACCGGGTGGTGCTCGCCGCCGGCATCCACGCGCCCGAGCTCCTCGGCCCCCTCGGCCTCGACCTGCCGCTCCGCGTCATGCAGGTGTCGGTCCTGC carries:
- a CDS encoding segregation and condensation protein A produces the protein MFPLPPAEEDWSTPPRGAVAGAEGEEPILVVDVAGFEGPLDLLLALARSQKVDLARISILALADQYLAYVEAARKTRLELAADYLVMAAWLAYLKSRLLLPSPAADDEPSGEELAAALAFRLQRLEAIRAAAGRLVNRNRLGREVFARGAPEPIALLRRDTWTASLYDLLSAYAGQRQRQMVTAVRVARRSVWALADAREILERLIGRIGDWTPIQSFLARYMSPEMRATVIASSFTASLELVREGRLEIRQAEPFAPLYIRPRREEAPEDPDGGRADDG
- the nagZ gene encoding beta-N-acetylhexosaminidase; this encodes MSNAAFISGCAGPVLSAEERAFFAGERPWGFILFKRNIETPAQVSDLVSSLRDAVGRPDAPVLIDQEGGRVQRMGPPHWPAYPTGRAYGDLFARDPETGRRAAWLGARLIAADLAAVGIDVDCLPVLDVPVEGAHDVIGARAYGLEPGVVATLGRAAAEGLLAGGVLPVVKHIPGHGRAGVDSHHQLPVVETSRDVLEATDFPPFAALAEMPLGMTAHVVYTALDARNPATTSGYVVEEIIRGRLGFAGALMSDDVSMKALAGTPGENARASLDAGCDLVLHCNGDLAEMKAVAAACRPLAGAAAVRTGRALAFRKSPAPFDVAAARAEFDRLMGASVA
- a CDS encoding SPOR domain-containing protein; this translates as MSDMKRPLARNDRPYDDDPLVELARIVSGSPFPEPARSEEPITLPPQLMPQGRAHVGRQPMPNQISALEQELFSELRSSVDPDRAPRQRVPAGPPVAEAASPKVVPMNSHVASAAYGIDPALEAQRSAPTRPQPAPYRSGVADGSYDPAFEDFFADPGYVEQAVPAPAPVPVRAAAPVQAPTPVQAPTPVQAQAPQRAAVERTAPLRAVPEPVAAERIAVPPRPASPAYPEPTFADFGRDEIAAAAREALPYDAGAPVMPDHPATERAAARPVARESRRGLAMAGVALGVFVMGGLGFLGWRAYAGVDVAGGGGTPLIMADTRPMKVKPTSTAQPPSGPNLSADKVEDKSRLVSRQEDPVDQVTSRGSDGRNIRLIAPGSPGAVAPEAPKTVRTVVVRPDGTIVPSGDAAPRPSAQPPVAPPRVEAAAPPAPSAPLPKETTIASLSATPPVPVPQTTASVSPVATAPVSRVPVTPVAVPSVSVAPAPVSPPPAAAAPAAVTPVPAKPVAVAPAPVAPPAPVAAKPAAPVQAAAPQPAAVQPARPAAQPQTQPQTSGAPLALGPVPPTRVATTGTVPVPAAPAAPAPIAAAPAPTQTAAAQPRGAGGGAYVQISSQKSADEARRSFSDFQRKYPDLASGRSLDVQEANLGARGTYYRARVVAGSREEAQELCSQIKAKGGDCVVAGR
- the argS gene encoding arginine--tRNA ligase, producing MNVFADFTMRVRRAVAVLDLKDRDGKPLDLDRVTVEPPRDPAHGDLATNAAMVLAKAAGQNPRQIAIALAGELAADEDVAETEVAGPGFLNLRLRPGYWTGLVGAVIRAGADYGRGVAPGTKVNVEYVSANPTGPMHVGHCRGAVVGDALANLLAHAGHDVTKEYYINDAGAQVDVLARSAYLRYREALGETVTIPEGFYPGDYLKPVGESLALRFGTSLLDREEADWLPVVREVAIDAMMAMIKEDLRVLNVEHDVFFSEASLSRGAFGNRVEAAIEALRARGLIYEGRLPPPKGAPVEDWEDREQTLFRATAAGDDVDRPLMKSDGSYTYFASDIAYHYDKFLRGFGTQIDIWGADHGGYVKRMQAAVRAITDGEAELDVKLCQLVRLTRGGEPVKMSKRAGDFVTLRDVVEEVGRDAVRFMMLYRKNDAPLDFDFQKVTEQSKDNPVFYVQYAYARTRSVFRQAAEELPDLALTDAALAAAPLDRLADIGEMAIIRRLAEWPRLVEQAAAAHEPHRIAFYLYDLASELHAHWNRGKDLPQLRFINVDDPLSSSARLAMVRAVALVLASGLAILGVEAPDEMR
- a CDS encoding deoxyguanosinetriphosphate triphosphohydrolase, translating into MARRLDGIGFGGEPRAPHAADPGLSRGRLVPEPESPTRTPFQRDRDRIIHSTAFRRLAHKTQVFLYHEGDHFRTRLTHTIEVAQIARALARALRLDEDLAEALALGHDLGHTPFGHAGERALARAMAGFGGFDHNAQTLRIVTSLERRYAGFDGLNLSWETLEGLVKHNGPLTDREGRPLGRRDAEGHAVAAELPYAIRVYQERHDLGLWSRPGAEAQAAALADDIAYDAHDIDDGLRAGLIVPDQLEGVPLAGEILRDVRSRHPGLDLGRLIQEVTRRLITRMVEGVIGESLARIDRLAPASSDAVRALDVDLVAFPAEIVEADRGIKAFLYRHVYRSASVMGVMRDAEAVVEDLFSAYMHRPDAMPAEWGEGLEGCGPERRARRVADYIAGMTDRFALIEHRRLFDATPELR
- the erpA gene encoding iron-sulfur cluster insertion protein ErpA, whose product is MDGATATLDEPVRVTDRAARRILKIVAGEPDGTALRVSVSGGGCSGFQYGFDLTRERAEDDIVIERAGATVLIDPVSLEYMAGSEIDFVDSLMGQSFQIRNPNATASCGCGTSFSL
- a CDS encoding tetratricopeptide repeat protein — translated: MRHALAGLAALVVLAAGAGPLRAAEWDGCREPAPTVQGCSKIIAKGGRLRTDLAIAHNNRGFAYNRDGDYLRAIEDFGRAIRLDPGFAAAYANRGFAQFNRGALDEAIADFDRAVELGAGLPGVLHTRGLAWSRKGDDDRALADFDRVLTLQPDHADALNNRAYIRNRKGDYARAVADLDRALALVPDFAVALNNRGFARVHQGDVERGIADLDRALRLDPAHAPARNNRGFALNLRGDHDRAIEDLDEAIRLRPDDADAYNNRGFAFAAKGDPVRAISDYGISIRLKPDYAAALNNRGVAHNNIGWFDLALADLDAALRIEPDYAIALANRAVVFSNMGRFDRAIADYDRAVELTPDLAESYSRSAAAIYAQGHRDRALAILNQAIRLAPLAEAFVNRAALYNAQGQFDHAIADLDQALRLDPDHAQALNNRGFAWNAKAEYDRAIADFDRAIRLDPGLANAYNHRGWAFMNKGDPERAVADLRQALKLDPGYPQALERLGRAEAALRARSADAASP
- a CDS encoding VOC family protein, whose translation is MTTEPIFDTAHLAHVELFTDKPQESLDFFVDLLGLTESGREGDSVYLRAWDDYEFHTLKLTASNTTGVGHIGYRATSEAALHRRVAAIEALGAGIGWTEGDLGHGPAYRFRDPDDHVFEIYFQTRKYVAPPEERPALKNQAQRYHGRGAAVRRIDHLNLLANDVAAIKAFLPQALGSRVTEQIVLDSGELAGCWFTVNNKTYDIAYTRDFTGSRGRFHHLTYAVDQREHILEAADLFLENGVFIETGPHKHAVQQTFFLYVYEPAGNRVEIANAGARLILDPDWQTVTWTETERKKGQAWGLKTIESFHTHGTPVVPLRHG
- a CDS encoding NAD(P)/FAD-dependent oxidoreductase, whose protein sequence is MPDIAVIGGGITGLATAYELARRGHAVTVLEARRIGAMASGWTLGGVRQSGRHPAELPLARAAVERWAGLDAELGAETQYRRGGNVRLARTEAEVAVIRALVAEHRALGFDIEFLADNAAVRAVAPAIGPAVLAASLCPTDGHADPDRTTSAYRQAAERHGATVREGVSVRAIETAAGRVTGVATSEGRIGADRVVLAAGIHAPELLGPLGLDLPLRVMQVSVLQTVPVPPLLAQVFGVANADCAGRQQADGRLRVTNGVGPWPGDPARWSPDAVQPPAAAVGDVIARVAQVLPAFADIPVARVWGGLIDLTPDALPVLDAATGVDGLVVAAGFSGHGFGIGPITGEIVAALATGDETRFDLAPFALSRFAGTTGHAALTLHG